In the genome of Hymenobacter taeanensis, one region contains:
- the rnr gene encoding ribonuclease R, with protein MKRKDDSAAPRAPRAKAARGEEATAAASVSKDLVFRIFRDNPTKVLAYRQLSRRLGVTTKQQREEIFDHLKALKKAGLITLLQNDEYRLTDPGITEFATAPASSRRARNPENTPVPARRSGRPIETEFGQDPVVHRRREAGFDFPDADEPDTRRRPGREHDAQTITGTVSLATDQFAFVISEESETDVRVFTDRLKFAMHGDTVRLRLRGSRDGRPVGDVVEVINRVRPEVVGRLFVQGGIGFVKPDSRKLYFDVFVPFENLHGANHGEKVLVRITEFPEGGEGRSPVGEVVRSFGQAGENEAEINAIMAEFGLPFEFPTDVEAESESISDVIPQSEIERRRDFRDVTTFTIDPADAKDFDDALSIRKLENDHWEIGVHIADVTHYVRPGTELEREAKYRATSVYLVDRVIPMLPERLSNGLCSLRPNEDKLTFSAVFELDENGKLYNSWFGKTIIHSDRRFAYEEAQERIEGLDSDYTAEIQLMNSIAKKLCAARFKQGAISFETQEVKFKLDENGKPQGVYVKERKDAHKMIEEFMLLANRKVAEFVFKLKNRKPRLTMVYRVHEAPDPDRLQNFALFAKKFGHNLDLTNPKKLSTELNDLSETVMGRPEQNVIQTLAVRTMSKAIYTTEPLGHFGLAFEHYSHFTSPIRRYPDMMAHRLLEHYLEGGKNVEVGPVEEECKHSSEREKLAATAERASIKYKQVEFMSEVIGETFTGVVSGLTERGLYVEIEENKCEGMVRLNEIPGDFFELDRDNYRIVGRNTKRIIQFGDEMQVVVKAANLLDRTIDFELVDERPDHVKRREQEDRRQGSKPRGYRPERSSGGGRPGGKGGKRR; from the coding sequence ATGAAAAGAAAAGACGATTCCGCCGCCCCCCGCGCACCTCGCGCGAAGGCGGCCCGTGGCGAAGAAGCCACCGCTGCCGCATCGGTATCCAAAGACCTCGTGTTTCGGATCTTCCGCGACAACCCCACCAAAGTACTGGCCTACCGCCAGCTCTCCCGCCGCCTCGGTGTCACTACCAAGCAGCAGCGCGAGGAGATATTCGACCACCTCAAAGCCCTCAAGAAAGCGGGCTTGATTACCCTCCTCCAGAACGACGAGTACCGCCTCACAGACCCCGGCATCACCGAATTTGCCACCGCTCCGGCTAGCAGCCGGCGGGCCCGCAACCCCGAGAATACGCCGGTGCCTGCGCGCCGCAGTGGCCGCCCCATCGAAACGGAATTTGGCCAAGACCCCGTGGTGCACCGTCGTCGCGAGGCGGGTTTCGACTTCCCCGATGCCGACGAGCCAGACACGCGCCGCCGGCCCGGTCGGGAGCACGATGCCCAGACTATCACGGGTACCGTTTCCCTGGCCACCGATCAGTTTGCTTTCGTCATCAGTGAGGAGAGCGAAACCGATGTGCGCGTGTTCACCGACCGCCTGAAGTTTGCCATGCACGGCGACACCGTGCGCTTGCGCCTGCGTGGCTCCCGCGACGGCCGCCCCGTGGGCGACGTGGTGGAGGTAATAAATCGGGTGCGCCCCGAGGTAGTGGGCCGCCTGTTTGTGCAGGGCGGCATCGGCTTCGTGAAGCCCGATAGCCGCAAGCTCTACTTCGATGTATTCGTGCCCTTCGAGAACCTACACGGCGCCAACCACGGCGAGAAAGTGCTGGTGCGCATCACCGAGTTTCCGGAGGGTGGTGAAGGCCGCTCACCAGTTGGAGAAGTGGTGCGGAGCTTCGGACAGGCCGGCGAAAACGAGGCCGAGATCAACGCCATCATGGCCGAGTTCGGGCTCCCCTTCGAGTTCCCCACGGACGTAGAAGCCGAGTCCGAATCCATCTCCGACGTCATCCCGCAGAGCGAGATTGAGCGCCGCCGCGACTTCCGCGACGTGACCACGTTCACCATTGACCCCGCCGATGCCAAGGACTTCGACGATGCCCTGTCCATCCGGAAGCTGGAGAACGACCACTGGGAGATTGGCGTGCACATTGCCGACGTGACCCACTACGTGCGGCCCGGCACCGAGTTGGAGCGCGAAGCCAAGTACCGGGCTACCTCAGTGTACCTCGTAGACCGGGTGATTCCCATGCTGCCCGAACGCCTCTCCAACGGTCTCTGCTCCTTGCGCCCCAACGAGGACAAGCTGACTTTCTCAGCGGTGTTTGAGCTCGACGAAAACGGCAAGCTCTACAACTCCTGGTTCGGTAAAACCATCATTCACTCCGACCGTCGCTTCGCCTATGAAGAGGCCCAGGAGCGCATTGAAGGGTTGGACTCCGACTACACCGCCGAGATTCAGCTGATGAACAGCATCGCCAAGAAGCTGTGCGCGGCCCGCTTTAAGCAGGGCGCTATCAGCTTCGAAACGCAGGAGGTGAAGTTCAAGCTGGATGAAAATGGCAAGCCTCAGGGGGTGTATGTGAAGGAGCGCAAGGACGCCCATAAGATGATTGAGGAGTTCATGCTGCTGGCCAACCGTAAGGTGGCTGAGTTCGTGTTCAAGCTCAAGAACCGCAAGCCGCGCCTCACCATGGTGTACCGCGTGCACGAAGCCCCGGACCCCGACCGTTTGCAGAACTTCGCCCTCTTCGCAAAGAAGTTCGGCCACAACCTCGACCTCACCAACCCCAAAAAGCTGAGCACCGAGCTCAACGATTTGTCGGAGACGGTGATGGGCCGCCCGGAGCAGAACGTCATCCAGACGCTGGCCGTGCGCACCATGTCGAAGGCCATTTACACCACCGAGCCCCTAGGCCACTTCGGTCTGGCGTTCGAGCACTATTCGCACTTCACCTCACCCATCCGGCGCTACCCCGACATGATGGCGCACCGCCTCCTGGAGCACTATTTGGAGGGTGGCAAGAATGTGGAGGTCGGCCCCGTGGAAGAAGAGTGCAAGCACTCCTCCGAGCGGGAAAAATTAGCCGCCACCGCCGAGCGTGCCAGCATCAAATACAAGCAGGTAGAGTTCATGTCGGAGGTTATCGGCGAGACCTTCACCGGCGTGGTGTCGGGCCTTACGGAGCGTGGGCTGTACGTGGAAATCGAGGAGAACAAGTGCGAAGGCATGGTTCGCCTCAACGAAATTCCTGGCGACTTCTTCGAGCTGGACCGCGACAACTACCGCATCGTGGGCCGCAACACCAAGCGCATTATCCAGTTCGGTGACGAGATGCAGGTGGTGGTAAAAGCCGCCAACCTGCTCGACCGCACCATCGACTTTGAACTGGTAGACGAGCGCCCCGACCACGTGAAGCGTCGCGAGCAGGAGGACCGCCGCCAAGGCAGCAAGCCCCGCGGCTACCGCCCCGAGCGCAGCAGCGGAGGAGGCCGCCCCGGCGGCAAAGGCGGCAAGCGCCGCTAG
- a CDS encoding polyprenyl synthetase family protein — MDLSQLTDRLTTGLGQLRYGEAPDALYEPIRYIMALGGKRIRPLLTLLGAHLFTDDLDPVLKPALATEVFHNFTLLHDDLMDQAPLRRGKATVHEKWNPNVAILSGDVMLVRAYELFLDVKPELLAYVLRRFSQTAAEVCEGQQWDMSFETETQVSIDQYLDMIRLKTAVLLGFALELGALLGGASREDADHLRQFGVGIGVAFQLRDDLLDVYGDAATFGKRVGGDIVSDKKTFLLLTAQAQATPAQQATLAHHVGQPVIDADAKVQAVRAIYDELGIRPQTEALINTYFLDALQHLERVAASAERKKPLHQLALQLMDREQ; from the coding sequence GTGGACCTGTCCCAACTCACCGACCGCCTCACTACTGGCCTAGGCCAGCTACGCTACGGCGAAGCGCCCGACGCGCTCTACGAGCCCATTCGCTACATCATGGCCCTCGGGGGCAAGCGCATCCGCCCTCTGCTCACGCTGCTAGGTGCCCATCTGTTTACCGATGACCTAGACCCCGTACTGAAGCCGGCTTTGGCTACCGAGGTCTTTCATAACTTCACCCTCCTCCACGACGACCTGATGGACCAGGCGCCCCTGCGCCGGGGCAAGGCCACCGTGCACGAGAAGTGGAACCCCAACGTGGCTATCCTGAGCGGCGACGTGATGCTGGTGCGGGCCTATGAGCTGTTCCTGGACGTGAAGCCCGAGCTACTGGCCTACGTGCTGCGCCGCTTCTCCCAAACCGCCGCTGAGGTCTGCGAAGGCCAGCAGTGGGATATGAGCTTCGAGACAGAAACGCAGGTCAGCATTGACCAGTATCTCGACATGATCCGCCTGAAAACGGCCGTGCTCCTGGGCTTTGCCCTGGAGCTGGGTGCCCTGCTCGGCGGCGCTTCCCGTGAGGATGCCGACCACCTCCGCCAGTTCGGGGTAGGGATTGGCGTGGCCTTCCAGCTGCGCGACGATCTGCTGGACGTGTACGGCGACGCCGCCACCTTCGGCAAGCGTGTGGGCGGCGACATCGTATCCGACAAAAAGACTTTCCTACTGCTCACTGCCCAGGCTCAGGCCACGCCGGCCCAGCAAGCCACGCTAGCCCACCACGTAGGCCAGCCCGTGATAGATGCCGATGCTAAGGTGCAGGCGGTGCGGGCAATCTACGATGAGCTCGGAATACGCCCTCAGACGGAAGCTCTCATCAATACCTACTTCCTAGATGCCTTGCAGCACTTGGAGCGCGTGGCGGCCTCCGCAGAGCGTAAAAAGCCCCTGCATCAGCTGGCCCTCCAACTCATGGACCGCGAGCAGTAG
- a CDS encoding rhomboid family intramembrane serine protease, whose product MLNLSPTLVLVALTCGISMYAWSSQELMDSWILSPYEVRRRNEWYRFVTSGFLHADFGHLLFNMLAFYSFSQIVEQVFVNFFGTTTGILYFLLLYIGGIIVSDIPTYLRHRDDPGYRSLGASGGVASVIFSAILFAPTNKIGIFPLPPSLGIPGFIFGFLYLAYSYYMGRRRGDNINHDAHFYGALYGLVVTLILIPKAGPFFWDQIRGFLS is encoded by the coding sequence ATGCTCAATCTTAGCCCCACGCTGGTACTGGTTGCCCTTACCTGCGGTATCTCCATGTATGCCTGGTCTAGCCAGGAACTGATGGACAGCTGGATTCTCAGCCCCTACGAAGTGCGCCGCCGCAATGAGTGGTACCGGTTCGTCACCTCTGGTTTCCTGCACGCCGACTTCGGTCACTTGCTCTTCAATATGCTGGCGTTTTACTCCTTCAGCCAGATTGTGGAACAGGTCTTTGTGAACTTCTTCGGCACCACTACCGGTATCCTGTATTTCCTGCTGCTCTATATCGGGGGCATCATCGTCTCCGATATTCCCACCTACCTCCGCCACCGCGACGACCCTGGCTACCGCAGTTTGGGCGCTTCGGGTGGAGTAGCATCGGTTATCTTCTCAGCCATACTGTTTGCCCCCACCAACAAGATTGGCATATTCCCTCTGCCTCCCAGCCTCGGCATACCGGGCTTCATCTTCGGCTTCTTGTACTTGGCCTATTCCTACTATATGGGTCGCCGCCGTGGCGACAACATTAACCACGATGCACACTTCTATGGCGCTCTGTATGGCTTAGTAGTGACCTTGATACTTATCCCTAAAGCTGGCCCATTTTTCTGGGATCAAATCAGAGGGTTTTTGAGTTAA
- a CDS encoding glycerophosphodiester phosphodiesterase family protein yields MPQNSFPAIHGHRGCRGLRPENTLPAFRHALALGVDVLELDVVVSADRQVVVSHEPWFSGTICRTPAGLPIELATERQHNLYELPYDVIRQYDCGLTRHPGFPEQHSERAYKPLLSEVFQDAESYAESLGRSPVGYSIEVKSSVLGDGVFHPAPPEFLALVLAEISAAEVGERVTLLSFDKRILQVARELFPQLPLCLLVEDERPAEEHLQELGFLPTVYGMHHPLLTSQLAKFLRDRGVASVPWTVNELTDMHRILTLEPAGITTDYPDRLLALRH; encoded by the coding sequence ATGCCTCAGAACTCATTCCCCGCCATTCATGGCCACCGTGGCTGCCGTGGCCTACGCCCCGAAAATACGTTGCCTGCCTTCCGCCATGCCCTTGCCCTGGGCGTAGATGTGCTGGAGCTCGACGTAGTTGTTTCTGCAGATCGGCAAGTGGTAGTCTCCCACGAGCCGTGGTTTTCCGGTACTATTTGTCGTACTCCGGCGGGGTTACCTATAGAGTTGGCAACGGAGCGCCAGCACAACCTGTATGAGCTCCCGTACGACGTAATTCGGCAATATGACTGCGGCCTCACGCGCCACCCAGGCTTCCCTGAGCAGCACTCTGAACGTGCATACAAGCCCCTGCTGAGCGAGGTGTTTCAGGACGCTGAAAGCTATGCAGAATCACTGGGCCGCTCCCCCGTGGGGTACAGCATAGAAGTGAAAAGCTCAGTCCTTGGTGATGGAGTTTTTCACCCTGCCCCACCTGAGTTTCTTGCTTTGGTTCTGGCTGAGATTTCTGCTGCGGAGGTAGGGGAGAGGGTTACGCTTTTGAGCTTTGATAAACGCATTCTGCAGGTAGCCCGAGAGCTGTTTCCGCAACTGCCGCTGTGCCTCCTGGTGGAGGATGAGCGCCCCGCCGAAGAGCACCTGCAGGAGCTTGGTTTTTTACCCACGGTATATGGCATGCACCACCCGTTACTCACTTCACAGTTGGCCAAATTTCTCCGTGACCGAGGAGTAGCCAGCGTGCCCTGGACCGTGAATGAACTCACCGACATGCACCGCATTCTTACCCTTGAGCCGGCCGGTATAACCACCGACTACCCGGACCGTTTGCTTGCCTTGCGGCATTAG
- a CDS encoding helix-turn-helix domain-containing protein produces MPNQGEILQEAIKNSGISITRIVEELGITRPTIYRKFKEDTLDYAFVKRVGDVIGHDFSQDFTSLQQAALPFVTSVVTPFASHSVSSKSVTPQTPEVDCTKQLLALQAKYISLLEAYNELLLRVYGPK; encoded by the coding sequence ATGCCAAACCAAGGCGAAATCCTGCAAGAAGCTATTAAAAACAGCGGTATTTCCATCACTAGGATAGTGGAGGAGCTGGGTATTACACGTCCTACCATATACCGTAAATTCAAAGAAGATACACTTGATTACGCATTTGTAAAGCGAGTTGGTGATGTAATTGGTCACGATTTTTCTCAGGACTTTACATCGTTACAACAAGCTGCTTTGCCTTTTGTAACATCAGTTGTAACACCGTTCGCGTCTCACAGTGTATCATCAAAGAGTGTTACACCCCAAACGCCTGAAGTAGACTGCACAAAGCAACTTCTGGCCCTACAGGCTAAGTATATCTCCCTGCTAGAGGCCTACAATGAACTGCTGTTACGGGTGTATGGTCCTAAGTGA
- a CDS encoding acyl-CoA thioesterase, whose product MIPSYANFGGKIHGGILLSLMDKVAYAAASKHAGNYCVTVSVDGVNFLQPVEVGELVSLLASVNYVGRTSLLVGIKVIAEDVRTGLVKHTNTSYFTMVAKDDAGKPTLVPGLRLENEEDTRRFLEAIKRREFNAQYRKEFDNARTELAVDGQLHLLQEERCEIGY is encoded by the coding sequence ATGATACCTTCCTATGCCAACTTTGGGGGTAAGATTCACGGCGGAATTCTTCTCTCCTTAATGGACAAAGTGGCCTACGCAGCAGCCTCCAAACATGCCGGAAATTACTGCGTGACAGTAAGCGTGGATGGAGTCAATTTCCTGCAGCCAGTAGAGGTGGGCGAGCTGGTTTCCTTGCTTGCTTCCGTGAACTATGTCGGGCGTACTTCGCTGCTCGTCGGCATCAAAGTAATAGCCGAAGATGTACGTACCGGACTGGTAAAGCATACCAACACATCTTACTTCACAATGGTGGCAAAAGACGATGCGGGTAAGCCCACGCTGGTACCAGGCCTACGCCTGGAAAATGAAGAAGACACGAGGCGCTTTCTAGAAGCCATAAAGCGCCGAGAGTTCAATGCCCAGTACCGGAAAGAGTTTGATAATGCCCGGACCGAACTAGCCGTTGATGGACAATTGCACCTGCTACAAGAGGAGCGATGCGAGATTGGGTATTAA
- a CDS encoding DUF721 domain-containing protein — MAFKKPYSPENSRQSDIVPLKDGIKALLKAYRLQGKLNEVVVVASWERVMGKAVAMKTQEVYVSHGKLFVRLSSAPLKHELFMAKTRVLEIINAEVGEEVIKEVVFL, encoded by the coding sequence ATGGCTTTTAAAAAACCTTATTCACCTGAAAATTCCCGTCAGTCGGACATAGTGCCGCTGAAGGATGGTATTAAGGCTTTGTTGAAAGCATACCGGCTTCAGGGAAAGCTCAATGAGGTAGTAGTGGTAGCTAGCTGGGAGCGGGTGATGGGCAAGGCCGTTGCCATGAAGACGCAGGAAGTATACGTTAGTCATGGCAAGCTCTTCGTACGTCTATCCTCGGCTCCACTAAAGCATGAGCTCTTTATGGCTAAGACTCGCGTTCTGGAAATCATCAACGCGGAGGTGGGTGAGGAAGTGATTAAAGAGGTAGTGTTCCTCTAG
- the recF gene encoding DNA replication/repair protein RecF (All proteins in this family for which functions are known are DNA-binding proteins that assist the filamentation of RecA onto DNA for the initiation of recombination or recombinational repair.), with amino-acid sequence MILENLHLLFFKNYDEANLLLSPHINCFVGDNGSGKTNLLDAIHYLSLTKSAFTSSDAQSIKQGEEFFVVRGRFKLSADDKGEIIQCSLRTSQKKSVLHDKQAYDRISDHIGRFPVVLISPYDTDLIRQGSEERRKYFDSLISQLDHEYLEVLIKYSHLLKQRNSLLKLAADRQGGYDRDYLLVLDEQLAPLGEQLAQRRQVFLQEFEPVFQRHYEQLADAREVVTLTYKSELPGADFLKLLRLQERKDITLQRTTLGPHRDDVTFLMDGLAVKGYGSQGQQKSFAIALKLAQFEVLAARKQHKPLLLLDDIFDRLDEKRITRLMQLVANQTFGQIFLTDTHLERTDRILSSLSDDIRRFSVDSGKVTLL; translated from the coding sequence ATGATTCTAGAAAACCTGCATTTATTGTTCTTCAAGAACTACGACGAGGCAAACCTTTTACTCTCCCCTCACATCAATTGCTTTGTAGGCGATAATGGTAGTGGCAAGACTAACCTGCTGGATGCCATCCATTACCTATCGCTTACTAAAAGTGCCTTCACATCTTCTGATGCACAAAGCATAAAACAAGGAGAAGAGTTCTTTGTGGTGAGAGGCCGTTTTAAACTTTCAGCTGATGACAAGGGCGAGATTATTCAGTGCAGCCTGCGCACCAGTCAGAAGAAATCAGTGCTGCACGACAAGCAGGCTTACGATAGAATATCTGACCACATTGGGCGCTTCCCGGTAGTACTTATCTCCCCGTACGATACTGACCTCATTCGGCAGGGCAGTGAGGAACGGCGCAAGTACTTTGATAGTCTCATCTCCCAGCTCGACCACGAGTACCTGGAAGTTCTGATTAAGTACTCGCACCTTCTTAAGCAGCGCAACTCCCTCCTTAAGCTGGCCGCCGACCGGCAGGGTGGCTACGACCGCGACTACCTATTAGTACTGGACGAACAGTTGGCCCCATTAGGTGAGCAGTTAGCTCAGCGCCGGCAGGTGTTTCTTCAGGAGTTTGAGCCCGTGTTTCAGCGCCATTATGAGCAGCTGGCTGATGCCCGCGAGGTAGTCACGCTTACCTATAAGAGTGAGCTTCCCGGTGCCGATTTTCTTAAGCTCCTCCGCCTTCAGGAGCGCAAGGATATTACCCTACAGCGCACCACTCTTGGCCCCCACCGCGACGATGTTACCTTTCTGATGGATGGCCTAGCCGTGAAAGGCTACGGCTCCCAGGGGCAACAGAAGTCGTTCGCTATTGCGCTTAAGCTAGCCCAGTTTGAAGTACTTGCTGCTCGTAAGCAGCACAAGCCTTTACTCCTACTTGACGATATTTTTGACCGCTTAGATGAAAAGCGCATAACCCGGCTTATGCAGCTTGTCGCGAATCAAACCTTTGGGCAAATCTTTCTTACCGATACCCATCTCGAACGCACCGACCGAATACTCTCCTCCCTTTCTGATGACATCCGTCGTTTTAGTGTTGATTCGGGTAAGGTAACGCTACTGTAG
- the pdhA gene encoding pyruvate dehydrogenase (acetyl-transferring) E1 component subunit alpha, which translates to MAETKVKAASKASNSTKKSSTPKAASSKDTKTVKQPDSVLPPANAEAKAATGAPKATTPATPEFPKETYLQWYEQMQLMRKFEEKAGQLYGQQKIKGFCHLYIGQEACVAGAVSALTKDDKWITAYRDHAHPLALGTSPNAIMAELFAKATGCSKGKGGSMHIFDKNVNFIGGHGIVGGQVPLGAGIAFAEKYNKTGNLCICYMGDGAVRQGALHEAFNMAMLWKLPVIFVVENNGYAMGTSVQRSSNVTELYTMGESYDMPSEPVNAMNVEDVHNAVARAAERARAGEGPTFLEFKTYRYKGHSMSDPAKYRTKEELEDYRSRDSIESVRHTILTNNMATEEELAAIDENIKAQVQESVEFAETSPYPTADELYKDVYVQQDYPYIRD; encoded by the coding sequence ATGGCGGAGACGAAAGTAAAGGCTGCCTCCAAGGCTTCCAATTCGACGAAAAAATCGTCGACCCCTAAAGCTGCATCCTCTAAGGACACCAAAACGGTGAAGCAGCCCGATTCGGTATTGCCCCCAGCGAATGCTGAGGCAAAAGCCGCAACCGGCGCCCCCAAGGCTACCACGCCGGCTACCCCTGAGTTTCCGAAGGAGACTTACCTGCAGTGGTATGAGCAAATGCAGCTCATGCGCAAATTCGAAGAGAAGGCAGGTCAGCTCTACGGTCAGCAAAAGATCAAGGGCTTCTGCCACCTCTACATTGGCCAGGAGGCCTGCGTAGCGGGTGCCGTATCGGCCCTGACCAAAGATGACAAGTGGATTACGGCTTACCGTGACCACGCACATCCGCTGGCCCTGGGTACTTCTCCTAACGCTATTATGGCGGAGTTGTTTGCGAAAGCTACCGGTTGCTCAAAAGGCAAGGGTGGCTCTATGCACATCTTTGACAAAAACGTAAACTTCATCGGCGGCCACGGTATTGTGGGCGGCCAGGTTCCGCTGGGAGCTGGTATTGCCTTCGCTGAGAAGTACAACAAGACCGGCAACCTCTGCATTTGCTACATGGGTGATGGCGCCGTGCGTCAGGGTGCCCTGCACGAGGCTTTCAACATGGCTATGCTATGGAAGCTGCCCGTGATCTTCGTAGTAGAGAACAACGGTTACGCAATGGGTACCTCAGTGCAGCGTTCTTCCAACGTAACGGAACTCTACACCATGGGTGAGAGCTACGACATGCCATCGGAGCCAGTGAATGCCATGAACGTTGAGGACGTGCACAATGCTGTAGCTCGCGCTGCGGAGCGTGCTCGCGCTGGCGAAGGCCCTACGTTCTTGGAGTTCAAAACCTACCGCTACAAAGGCCACTCCATGAGTGACCCCGCTAAGTACCGCACCAAAGAGGAGCTGGAAGATTATCGTTCCCGCGACTCCATCGAGTCAGTACGCCACACCATCCTAACCAATAATATGGCTACGGAAGAGGAGCTGGCTGCTATCGATGAGAACATTAAAGCCCAGGTTCAGGAGTCAGTGGAGTTTGCAGAAACTTCCCCTTACCCTACCGCCGACGAGCTGTACAAAGACGTGTACGTGCAGCAGGACTATCCTTACATCCGCGACTAG
- a CDS encoding tetratricopeptide repeat protein yields the protein MSKIPFTGKSPQARQQQQVVSSDPLQPAEAYNPEHPLLEDPDALAIRLAESEDFLRRNKNVLLGLAAVVILAVAGAFGYYLWRSSQDEKGQAAMFRAVSYWEADSLQKAMKGDGRNLGLERVASEYSGTAAGNLANFYAGVGALKEGKYQQAVDYLEDFSSDDLLVQARAYALLGDAHLELNQPKEAADFYSKAANHNANEYFSPGYLLKEAMARELTKDYTGAVTAYDKILTDYPTAAEASEAKQYKARDEAMAGN from the coding sequence ATGTCGAAGATTCCTTTTACGGGCAAGAGTCCCCAGGCTCGCCAGCAGCAGCAAGTAGTGTCCTCGGACCCCTTGCAGCCGGCCGAAGCCTATAACCCGGAGCATCCGCTCCTGGAAGACCCAGACGCGCTGGCTATTCGCCTGGCTGAGTCAGAGGACTTCCTGCGTCGTAATAAGAATGTATTGCTGGGCTTGGCTGCTGTGGTAATACTAGCCGTTGCGGGTGCCTTTGGGTACTACCTGTGGCGCTCATCTCAGGATGAAAAAGGGCAGGCTGCCATGTTCCGGGCTGTTAGCTATTGGGAGGCCGACTCACTGCAGAAGGCAATGAAAGGCGACGGCCGCAACTTGGGGCTGGAGCGCGTAGCTTCAGAGTACAGTGGTACGGCGGCAGGTAACCTAGCTAACTTCTACGCGGGCGTAGGTGCTCTCAAGGAAGGCAAGTACCAGCAAGCAGTAGATTACCTGGAGGACTTCAGTTCCGATGATTTGCTGGTGCAGGCTCGGGCATACGCCCTGCTCGGGGATGCTCACTTGGAGCTCAACCAGCCGAAGGAAGCCGCCGACTTCTATAGCAAAGCTGCTAACCACAATGCCAACGAGTACTTCTCGCCCGGCTACCTGCTGAAAGAGGCCATGGCCCGTGAGTTAACGAAGGACTACACCGGTGCGGTGACAGCTTACGACAAGATCTTAACTGACTACCCCACTGCTGCTGAAGCCAGCGAGGCAAAGCAATACAAAGCACGTGATGAGGCTATGGCTGGTAACTAG
- the ribH gene encoding 6,7-dimethyl-8-ribityllumazine synthase yields MATALKNLSDYTSDNFIDISDKRFGLVVAEWNREITDTLARGAYETLLKHGAKPENIFRNTVPGSFELTLGAQLLAQHEEIDAVICLGVVIKGETKHDDYICHAVASGITNVGLKFNKPVIFGLVTTNTLEQAWDRAGGKHGNKGVEGAVAAIHMLGF; encoded by the coding sequence ATGGCAACCGCACTAAAAAATCTCAGCGACTACACCTCCGATAACTTCATTGATATTTCTGACAAGCGCTTTGGATTAGTAGTAGCCGAGTGGAACCGCGAAATAACCGACACCTTAGCGCGCGGGGCGTATGAAACGCTACTTAAGCACGGAGCCAAGCCCGAGAATATCTTCCGCAATACGGTACCTGGCAGCTTTGAGCTTACCCTAGGAGCGCAACTGCTAGCCCAGCACGAGGAAATAGATGCGGTAATCTGTTTAGGTGTAGTAATCAAAGGGGAAACCAAGCACGATGATTATATCTGCCATGCTGTGGCCAGTGGCATCACTAACGTAGGACTGAAGTTTAACAAGCCCGTGATATTTGGATTAGTGACTACCAACACGTTAGAGCAGGCCTGGGACCGGGCAGGCGGAAAGCACGGCAACAAGGGGGTAGAAGGAGCAGTTGCCGCCATCCACATGCTCGGTTTTTAA
- a CDS encoding TraR/DksA family transcriptional regulator: protein MSDESLRYSREELAEFEQIIQDKLTAARKEVAFIKETLSRKNDSGTDNTASSSKVLEDGADTAEKESLNQLASRQMKFIQQLENALVRIKNGTYGVCIGTGKLIPKERLRAVPHTQHSIEAKMARRD, encoded by the coding sequence ATGAGTGACGAATCCCTACGCTATTCCAGGGAAGAACTGGCCGAGTTTGAGCAAATCATTCAGGATAAGCTCACGGCTGCCCGCAAGGAAGTAGCGTTTATCAAAGAAACGCTGAGCCGCAAAAACGATTCAGGTACCGATAACACTGCTTCTTCCTCGAAAGTATTAGAAGATGGTGCGGATACAGCTGAGAAAGAAAGCCTGAACCAGCTGGCCTCGCGTCAGATGAAGTTCATCCAGCAGCTGGAAAATGCCTTGGTGCGCATCAAGAATGGTACCTATGGGGTTTGCATCGGTACTGGTAAACTGATTCCCAAAGAACGCCTGCGCGCTGTGCCCCACACGCAGCACTCAATTGAGGCTAAAATGGCCCGTCGCGACTAA